The genomic region AACTACCACGCCGCCAACGCCCGTCTGTACACCGACTACAGCCTGCTGACCTCCGACGATGCTTTGTGCGAAGACGTCGGCAAACTGTTCAGCCAGTTGATCGGCATGGGTAAAACCCTGCGCATGAAGAAGCTGTTGCACGCGCCGTTCACGTTGAAGAAGGGCATGCTCGACATGATTGCCCGGGAGACGCAATTCGCCCTCGACGGCAAACCGGCGCACATCATCGCCAAGTTCAACTCGCTGACCGATCCAAAGGTCATCCGCGCGTTGTACAAGGCCAGCCAGTCCGGGGTGCGCATCGATCTGGTGGTGCGCGGCATGTGCTGCCTGCGACCGGGCATCGCCGGGGTATCGCACAACATCCACGTGCGCTCGATCATCGGTCGTTTCCTGGAGCACACCCGGGTCTTCTACTTCCTCAATGGCGGTGAAGAGCAGATGTTCTTGTCCAGTGCCGACTGGATGGAGCGCAACCTCGACAAGCGCGTCGAGACTTGCTTCCCGGTCGAGGGCAAGAAGCTGATTTTGCGGGTCAAGAAAGAGCTGGAGCTTTATCTCACCGATAACACCCACAGCTGGAGCCTGCAGTCGGACGGTCGCTACATCCGCAATACACCGACCGGCAACCAGAACCCGCGCAGTGCCCAGGCCACCTTGCTGGAGCGGTTGGGTAGCCCGATTCTGGCGGTTCGTTAACGCGGATCAAAGCGGACAAAACAGGGCGATCCAATGTGGATCGCCCTATTTGGTTTTAGTGACATCCCTCGCCACAGGGATAGTATTCGCCCTTTCCGGGGCTTTAGCGCACGTTCAGCACGAAGCTGACGCGGGTCAGCCATTCGGCTTCCAGAGCGAAGTCGGCCTGGGTCAACTGGTTGTCATCCAGCCAATGTTCCGGGAATAACACATCCAGGCTGTCGCCGTTGGCGTGCAGCACGACCTGTGGCATTGCCTGAGTGCCGCGGATGTGATGGAACAGAATCGCAAAGCGCAGCAGCACGCACAGGCGAATCAGCTTGATGCCGTCGTCGCCGAATTCAGCGAACTTGTCCTTGGGAATGTTGCGTCGGTGGCCACGCACCAGCAGTGCGAGCATTTGCTGGTCTTCGCGGGAGAATCCGGCCAGGTCCGAATGCTCGATCAGGTAAGCGCCGTGCTTGTGGTACTGATAGTGAGCGATGTCCAGGCCCACTTCATGGACCTTGGCCGCCCAGCTCAGCAGTTCGCGCCAGACGCCGTCATCCAGTTCCCAGTCCGCGGCCACTTGATCGAAGGCATGCAGCGCCTTGCGTTCGACCCGCGCAGCTTGCTCCAGATCAACGTGGTAACGCTCCATGAGCGAGCTGAGCGTGCGCTCACGGACGTCTTCATGATGATGACGGCCCAGCAGGTCATAGAGCACGCCTTCGCGCAGGGCGCCTTCACAGTGGTCCATGCGTTGCAGTTCGAGGGCGTCGAAGATCGCTTCGAGAATCGCCAGCCCGGCGGGGAAGATCGCCCGGCGGTCGGGCTTGATGCCTTCGAAGTCGATTTTCTCGACATCGCCGAGTTTGATCAGCTTGCGCTTGAGCCAGGCCAGGCCTTCGGCATTCACCTCGCCAGTGCCATGCCCGCCGGCCTTCAGCGCCAGGCCAATGGCGCGAATGGTGCCCGAGGAGCCGATGGCTTCATCCCAGGTCAGGCGGTGCAGGGCGTGTTCGATGCTCATGATCTCCAGCCGCGCCGCGGTATACGCCTGGGCGTAGCGGGCCGGGGTGATCTTGCCGTCCTTGAAATAGCGTTGGGTGTAGCTGACGCAACCCATTTGCAGGCTTTCGCGCAACAATGGCTCGAATCTCTGCCCGATGATGAATTCGGTACTGCCTCCGCCGATGTCGGCCACCAGACGCTTGCCTGGGGTGTCAGCGAGAGTGTGGGAGACGCCGAGGTAAATCAGACGGGCTTCTTCACGGCCGGAGATGACTTCTACCGGATGGCCGAGGATTTCTTCGGCGCGGCGGATGAATTCGCCGCGGTTGCGGGCTTCGCGCAGGGCGTTGGTGCCGACGATCCGCACGGTGCCGGGAGGCATACCGTTGATCAGTTGGGCAAAACGCTTCAGGCAATCGAGCCCGCGCTGCATGGACTCTTCACTGAGTTGACGCTCTTCGTCGATGCCGGCAGCCAGTTGAACCTTCTCCCCGAGACGCTCGAGAATCCGGATTTCGCCGTTCTGGGCCTTGGCCACGACCATGTGAAAGCTGTTGGAGCCCAGGTCGATTGCGGCGATCAGGGACAGATTCTTGACTTGGGATAGCGGCATGGTCAGGGGGTCTCGGTCGATAACCTCGACATCCTGCCACGATCAAACGCTCGCGCCAACGCGTTCGGCTCAAAGCCTTGATCCAGCACAGGAAAGCCGGTGACCGCTGAGCGGTCAATCGCGGGCAAGCCCGCTCCCACAGGTTTTTGCGTCGAACACACAATCCCGTTTCAACACAGAACCCTGTGGGAGCGGGCTTGCCCGCGATGAGGCCATCTAGAATTTTCAGGCTGTCGCTTCCACTGTCCCAATGAAATTCGCCAGCTCCGCCGTCTGCGGGTTGGCAAACAACACCTTCGGATCCCCCACTTCATGCACCTTGCCCTGATGCATGAACACCAACTTATCCCCAACCTCGCGGGCAAAGCGCATTTCATGGGTGACCATGATCAGCGTCATGCCTTCCTTGGCCAGTTGCCGGACCACGCTCAACACTTCATTGACCAGTTCCGGGTCCAGCGCCGAGGTGATTTCGTCGCACAACAAGACTTTCGGCGACATGGCCAGTGCCCGGGCGATCGCCACCCGCTGTTGCTGCCCGCCGGAGAGCCGATCCGGGAAGGCGTCGAATTTCTCCCCCAGCCCGACCCGCTCCAGCATCTGCCGCGCCAGTTCGGCGGCTTTGATTTTTGGCACTTTTTGCACCACTTGTGGCGCAAGCATGACGTTTTCGCCCACGGTCAGGTGCGGGAACAGGTTGAACTGCTGGAACACCATCCCGACTTTTTGCCGCAGGCTGCGCAGGTCGGCGCGAGCGGCGTCGAGGTATTCGCCGTCGACTTCGATCACACCGTCGTTGATCGATTCCAGGCCATTGAGGGTGCGTAGCAAGGTGGATTTGCCCGAGCCGCTACGGCCGATGATCGCCACCACCTGGCCTTCCTCGATACTCAGATCGATGCCTTTGAGTACATGGTGGTCGCCGTAATATTTATGCAGGGCGGAAATTCTAAGCAGAGGCATGCAGTCTCCTTTCCAGATAGCGCGCACTGAGGGACAAGGGGTAGCAAAGCAGGAAGTAACCGAGCGCCACCAGGCCGTAGACCATGAAGGGTTCGAAGGTCGCGTTGGCGAGCATGCCGCCGGTCTTGGTCAGTTCGGTGAAGCCGATGATCGAGGTGACGGCGGTGCCTTTGACCACTTGCACCGAGAAACCCACGGTCGGCGCGACGGCGATGCGCAGGGCTTGCGGCAGGATCACGTAACGCAGTTGCTCCAGCGGGTTGAGTGCCAGGCTCGACGAGGCTTCCCACTGGCCGTTGGGGATCGAGTCGACGCAACCGCGCCAGATCTCCGCCAGGTAGGCGCTGGTGAACAGCGTCAAGGCAATCGCCGCCGCCATCCACGGCGAAATTTCCACACCGGCCAAGGCCACACCGAAGAACACCAGAAATAGTTGCATCAACAGCGGCGTGCCCTGGAACAGTTCGATGTAGGTGCGAGCGAAGTGGCTGGGCAGGGATTTTTTTGAAATCCGCATCACCATGATCAGCAAACCGATCAGCCCGCCGCCGATAAACGCCACCAGCGACAACGCCAGCGTCCATTGCAGGCCCGTGAGCAGGTTGCGCAGGATGTCCCAGAAGGTGAAATCGCTCATTGGCTGCTGCTCCTGGCTATGTAGCGCCGGCCGATCCAATTCAGCAATTGGCGTATCAGCAGCGCCATGCACAAGTAAATCAGCGTGGTCAGGGCATAGGTTTCAAAGGCGCGGAAGTTGCGCGATTGAATGAAGTTGGCGGCGAAACTCAGCTCTTCGGTGGCGATCTGCGAACAGACCGCCGAGCCGAGCATGACGATGATGATCTGGCTGCTCAGGGCCGGCCAGACCTTGCCCAGCGCCGGCAGCAGAACCACATGGCGGAAGGCTTCGAAGCGGGACATCGCCAAGGCAGCTGCGGCTTCCAGCTGCCCGCGGGGGATCGCCTGAATGCCGGCGCGGATGATCTCGGTCGAATACGCGCCCAGGTTGATCACCATCGCCAGCACCGCCGCCTGCCATTCGGAAATCTGCAGGCCCAGCGACGGCAATCCGAAGAAGATGAAAAACAACTGCACCAGAAAGGGCGTGTTGCGGATCAACTCGACGTAGACCCCGAAAATGCCGGCGAACGGGCGAATGTTCCACGCCCGCACCAACGCGCCGACGATGCCCAGAGCGACCCCGAACACTGCACCAACGGCCGTCAGCTCAAGGGTGAACAGCGCGCCGCGCAGCAGCAGGTCGGTGTTTTCCACCACCGGCAAGAAATCGAACTGATAAGCCATAAGTCGTCTCCCGCGCGAACGATCAGAGATCGGCCGGCAGCGGCTCTTTCAGCCAGGTTTGCGAATTCTTTTCCAGCGCCCCATCAGCCTTGGCAGTGGTCAGGATCTGATTGACCTTGTCCAGCAACGCCGGCTCGTTCTTGTTCACGCCGACATACACCGGCGAGTCCTTGAGCTTCACTTTCAGGGCCGGCACGCGTTTCGGGTTTTTCTCGCTGATGGCCACCATCACCACGTTGCCGCTGGCGATCAGGTCGACCTGGCCCGCGAGGTAGGCGGCGATGGTCGAGTTGTTGTCTTCGAAGCGTTTGATGGTTACGCCTTCGGGGGCGACTTTGGTCAGCTCGATGTCTTCGATGGCGCCACGGGTGACGCTGATGGTTTTGCCCTTGAGGTCGTCCAGGCCCTTGATGGCGGCGTCTGGCGGGCCGAACACGGCGAGATAGAACGGCGCGTAGGCACGGGAGAAGTCGATGACTTTCTCGCGCTCAGGGTTTTTGCCGAGGCTGGAAATCACCAGGTCGACTTTGCCGGTGGTCAGGAACGGGATGCGGTTGGTGCTATTGACCGGGGTCAGTTCGAGTTTGACCTTGAGTTGGTCGGCCAGCAGTTTGGCGGTATCGATGTCGAGGCCGCGAGGTTTCATGTCCGGGCCGACCGAACCGAACGGCGGGAAGTCCTGGGGCACGGCGACTTTGAGGGTGCCGCGTTTGACCACATCCTCCAGACCGTCGGCGTGGGCGGGAGCCTGGCTCAGCATCAGGCTGGCAAACAGGGCGGCGAGGAGGGCGCTGTAACGCTGGGTCATGGCAAATCTCCGGATCGGCGGGAAGTGATTTCTGCGGATCGACAGAGCACGGGCCATGCCAAGATTCGGTTTCAGGGGGCGCAGGCCACGGTTTTGCTGGTGTCGTTCGGTCTTACTGGTCTGAACAGTCGGGTAGAGTTTCGCACCCTGATGGCGCATCCGTGAACAATTCCGAACCCCCATGGGGCACGACTTGCCGGATGTCGCGAATAGCTTTACAACTAGCCGCTCATTGGCCTGGTTCGTCTGAAAAAACCATGAACTCGATCTCCCGCGCAGTACCTGAAGTGGCGCTGCAAGCCATCCGCAAACTGATCACCGAGCAAGGTTTCGGGCCGGGGGATGCCTTGCCCTCGCAACGGGACCTGGCGGTGCAATTGGGGGTCAGCCGGGCGTCGTTGCGCGAGGCGTTATCGTCCCTGAGTGCGCTGGGTGTGATCAGCATCCAGCCGGGCAAGGGGGTGTTCGTGCAGTCACCGGTCGATCTGCCCCGGGGCGATGCGGTGCCAGGCTGGCCATTCGCGGCCCAGGCATCGCCGCTGGACATCTTCCAGTTGCGCTATGCGCTGGAGGGTTTTGCCTCCGGTTTGGCGGCCGTGACCTTGAGCACCGAGGACCTCGATGCACTGGAAGACAATGTCGCGGCCATGCGCAACGAATTGCGTGCTGCCAACTTCGATGCGGCGGCGCGACTGGACTTCGAGTTTCACCGGCGCATCCTCCTGGCCAGCGGCAATCAGGCGATGCTGAGCATCCTGACAGCGAGCGCCGACATCTTTCTGGAGAGTCAGAAGCTACCGTTCATCCGGGCCGAACGGGCCATGGAAACCTGGCAGGAACACCGTAAAATCCTCCGTGCGCTGGCC from Pseudomonas sp. GGS8 harbors:
- a CDS encoding amino acid ABC transporter permease, which codes for MSDFTFWDILRNLLTGLQWTLALSLVAFIGGGLIGLLIMVMRISKKSLPSHFARTYIELFQGTPLLMQLFLVFFGVALAGVEISPWMAAAIALTLFTSAYLAEIWRGCVDSIPNGQWEASSSLALNPLEQLRYVILPQALRIAVAPTVGFSVQVVKGTAVTSIIGFTELTKTGGMLANATFEPFMVYGLVALGYFLLCYPLSLSARYLERRLHASA
- a CDS encoding amino acid ABC transporter ATP-binding protein; translated protein: MPLLRISALHKYYGDHHVLKGIDLSIEEGQVVAIIGRSGSGKSTLLRTLNGLESINDGVIEVDGEYLDAARADLRSLRQKVGMVFQQFNLFPHLTVGENVMLAPQVVQKVPKIKAAELARQMLERVGLGEKFDAFPDRLSGGQQQRVAIARALAMSPKVLLCDEITSALDPELVNEVLSVVRQLAKEGMTLIMVTHEMRFAREVGDKLVFMHQGKVHEVGDPKVLFANPQTAELANFIGTVEATA
- a CDS encoding amino acid ABC transporter permease → MAYQFDFLPVVENTDLLLRGALFTLELTAVGAVFGVALGIVGALVRAWNIRPFAGIFGVYVELIRNTPFLVQLFFIFFGLPSLGLQISEWQAAVLAMVINLGAYSTEIIRAGIQAIPRGQLEAAAALAMSRFEAFRHVVLLPALGKVWPALSSQIIIVMLGSAVCSQIATEELSFAANFIQSRNFRAFETYALTTLIYLCMALLIRQLLNWIGRRYIARSSSQ
- the ppx gene encoding exopolyphosphatase, which encodes MPLSQVKNLSLIAAIDLGSNSFHMVVAKAQNGEIRILERLGEKVQLAAGIDEERQLSEESMQRGLDCLKRFAQLINGMPPGTVRIVGTNALREARNRGEFIRRAEEILGHPVEVISGREEARLIYLGVSHTLADTPGKRLVADIGGGSTEFIIGQRFEPLLRESLQMGCVSYTQRYFKDGKITPARYAQAYTAARLEIMSIEHALHRLTWDEAIGSSGTIRAIGLALKAGGHGTGEVNAEGLAWLKRKLIKLGDVEKIDFEGIKPDRRAIFPAGLAILEAIFDALELQRMDHCEGALREGVLYDLLGRHHHEDVRERTLSSLMERYHVDLEQAARVERKALHAFDQVAADWELDDGVWRELLSWAAKVHEVGLDIAHYQYHKHGAYLIEHSDLAGFSREDQQMLALLVRGHRRNIPKDKFAEFGDDGIKLIRLCVLLRFAILFHHIRGTQAMPQVVLHANGDSLDVLFPEHWLDDNQLTQADFALEAEWLTRVSFVLNVR
- a CDS encoding FadR/GntR family transcriptional regulator, which translates into the protein MNSISRAVPEVALQAIRKLITEQGFGPGDALPSQRDLAVQLGVSRASLREALSSLSALGVISIQPGKGVFVQSPVDLPRGDAVPGWPFAAQASPLDIFQLRYALEGFASGLAAVTLSTEDLDALEDNVAAMRNELRAANFDAAARLDFEFHRRILLASGNQAMLSILTASADIFLESQKLPFIRAERAMETWQEHRKILRALARRASGAAQKAMQEHVRNAALRTGIAFVAPATS
- a CDS encoding transporter substrate-binding domain-containing protein, whose amino-acid sequence is MTQRYSALLAALFASLMLSQAPAHADGLEDVVKRGTLKVAVPQDFPPFGSVGPDMKPRGLDIDTAKLLADQLKVKLELTPVNSTNRIPFLTTGKVDLVISSLGKNPEREKVIDFSRAYAPFYLAVFGPPDAAIKGLDDLKGKTISVTRGAIEDIELTKVAPEGVTIKRFEDNNSTIAAYLAGQVDLIASGNVVMVAISEKNPKRVPALKVKLKDSPVYVGVNKNEPALLDKVNQILTTAKADGALEKNSQTWLKEPLPADL